One Phaseolus vulgaris cultivar G19833 chromosome 11, P. vulgaris v2.0, whole genome shotgun sequence genomic window carries:
- the LOC137831724 gene encoding uncharacterized protein, producing the protein MLSFLGFVSSPGMSSVSRRKMTTTRIHIMALDGIVNVNSLFTLALFLGITTTSTTNTLIDADDTDCAAGTSISEGLIAFHVYSFSSFLFSSLIALALKNVINFSKDVDDGDVLAAANNNNSWVHSVAKINTVVLRLGTLVSAFGSVFGCGFLVVALVDLVQIKLGTIACGSPHTFAAVTPLLVLVPSALLIYVFLVLFAFTR; encoded by the coding sequence atgttATCTTTCTTAGGTTTCGTTTCATCACCGGGAATGTCCAGCGTGTCTCGCCGGAAAATGACGACCACCAGAATTCACATCATGGCCTTAGACGGCATCGTCAACGTCAATTCTCTCTTCACCTTAGCCCTCTTCCTCGGCATCACCACCACCAGCACCACCAACACCCTCATCGACGCCGACGACACAGACTGCGCCGCCGGAACCTCCATTTCCGAAGGCCTCATCGCGTTCCACGTGTACTCCTTCAGCTCCTTCCTCTTTTCAAGCCTCATCGCCTTGGCTCTCAAAAACGTGATCAACTTCAGCAAGGACGTCGACGATGGTGACGTGTTGGCCGCCGCCAACAACAACAACAGCTGGGTCCACAGCGTTGCGAAAATTAACACGGTGGTTTTGAGGTTGGGGACTCTGGTTTCGGCTTTTGGGTCGGTTTTTGGATGCGGGTTTTTGGTGGTGGCTCTTGTGGATTTGGTGCAGATCAAATTGGGAACCATTGCTTGTGGGAGTCCTCATACTTTCGCTGCGGTGACTCCCTTGCTCGTTCTTGTTCCCTCTGCGCTTCTTATCTATGTTTTTCTCGTCCTCTT
- the LOC137823938 gene encoding pentatricopeptide repeat-containing protein At4g01570 isoform X2 produces MRQWKQLGEVLVAASITNTLSHSHAATLNLPRAVALGLTQPLILKILSNQSIHPSQKLRFFEWSRSHHNPSPAAYSLVLRSLTGAGFFSDVPSLLHSMTEDGVVLDPHSLNLLLHSFIFSSNFNLAFQLLDYVQHLQLDATTIYNSLIAALLTKNQLSLALSIFFKLLDTVDSKSIACNQLLVALRKADMRVEFKQVFTKLREKKGFSFDTWGYNVCIHAFGCWGDLASCFALFKEMKDDGKGLVSPDLCTYNSLITALCRLGKVDDALVVWEELNASVHQPDRFTYTNLIHACCGTFRMGDATRVFNHMQSHGFRPDTLVYNSLLDGHFKATKVVEACQLFEKMVQEGLCKEGQLEEALQLVEEMESRGFTVDLVTITSLLISIHRHGRWDWTDRLMKYIREGDLVVSVLKWKAGMEASMKNPPGKKKDYSPMFPSKGDFSDIVSFMTRAQDTTNINDGEETSCDGIDEWSSSPHMDKLANQMCSTGYSSQLFTPSRGQRVQEKGPDSFDVDMVNTFLSIFLAKGKLSLACKLFEIFSDAGVSPVSYSYNSIMSSFVKKGYFTEAWAVLTEMGEQICPADIATYNMIIQGLGKMGRADLASAVLDTLLKQGGYLDIVMYNTLINALGKAGRIKEVNKLFEQMRSSGINPDVVTYNTLIEVHSKAGLLKDAYKFLKMMLDAGCTPNHVTDTTLDYLGREIDKLRFQRASILSEKDDPS; encoded by the exons ATGCGGCAATGGAAACAGCTGGGAGAGGTGTTGGTGGCGGCTTCTATCACCAACACGCTATCCCACTCTCACGCTGCAACGCTCAATCTCCCACGCGCCGTCGCTCTCGGACTCACCCAACCCCTTATTCTGAAAATCCTTTCAAACCAGTCGATTCACCCTTCGCAAAAGCTTCGTTTCTTCGAATGGTCTCGCTCCCACCACAACCCTTCCCCGGCCGCCTACTCCCTCGTCCTCCGCTCCCTCACCGGCGCCGGCTTCTTCTCCGATGTCCCTTCCCTCCTCCACTCCATGACGGAAGATGGCGTCGTTCTCGATCCCCACTCCCTCAACCTCCTACTCCACTCCTTCATTTTCTCCTCGAACTTCAATTTAGCTTTTCAATTACTAGATTACGTGCAGCACCTTCAGCTCGATGCCACCACAATCTACAACTCCCTCATCGCTGCTTTACTCACAAAAAACCAACTCTCTCTCGCGTTATCCATCTTCTTCAAGCTCCTCGACACGGTCGATTCGAAGTCCATCGCTTGCAACCAATTGTTGGTTGCTCTGAGAAAAGCAGATATGAGGGTGGAGTTTAAGCAAGTGTTTACAAAATTGAGGGAGAAGAAAGGGTTTTCGTTTGATACGTGGGGTTACAATGTGTGTATTCACGCGTTTGGTTGTTGGGGTGATTTGGCTTCTTGCTTCGCGCTTTTCAAGGAGATGAAAGACGATGGTAAGGGGTTGGTTTCCCCTGATTTGTGCACCTACAACAGTCTCATCACTGCGCTTTGCAGGCTTGGCAAGGTGGATGATGCGCTTGTTGTGTGGGAGGAGCTCAATGCCTCAGTTCACCAACCTGATCGCTTCACCTACACAAACCTAATTCATGCCTGTTGCGGAACTTTTAGGATGGGTGATGCTACAAGGGTTTTTAACCACATGCAGAGCCATGGGTTCCGTCCGGATACGCTTGTTTATAATTCTCTGCTGGATGGACATTTTAAGGCGACCAAGGTTGTTGAAGCCTGCCAGCTGTTTGAGAAAATGGTTCAAGAAGGG CTTTGTAAGGAGGGTCAACTGGAGGAGGCGCTGCAATTGGTGGAAGAAATGGAAAGTAGAGGTTTTACTGTTGACCTTGTCACCATAACATCGCTGCTGATTAGCATTCATAGGCACGGTCGCTGGGATTGGACGGACCGGCTTATGAAGTATATCAGGGAAGGTGATTTGGTAGTTTCCGTTCTAAAGTGGAAAGCTGGAATGGAAGCTTCTATGAAGAACCCTCCTGGCAAGAAAAAGGATTACTCACCTATGTTCCCTTCCAAAGGAGATTTTAGTGACATCGTGAGCTTCATGACCCGTGCCCAGGATACCACCAACATTAATGACGGCGAGGAAACTTCTTGCGATGGGATTGACGAGTGGTCATCATCGCCGCACATGGATAAATTGGCCAATCAAATGTGCTCCACTGGCTATTCTTCCCAGCTGTTTACTCCTTCTCGTGGTCAAAGAGTCCAAGAAAAAGGACCGGATTCTTTTGATGTTGATATGGTGAATACTTTCTTGTCTATATTTTTGGCCAAGGGAAAGTTGAGCTTGGCTTGCAAATTGTTTGAGATTTTCAGTGATGCAGGTGTGAGTCCTGTGAGTTATTCTTATAATTCTATCATGAGTTCCTTTGTCAAAAAGGGCTATTTCACTGAGGCTTGGGCTGTTCTGACTGAAATGGGAGAACAAATTTGTCCTGCTGATATAGCCACATACAATATGATAATTCAAGGTTTAGGAAAGATGGGACGAGCTGATCTAGCTAGTGCTGTTCTTGATACGCTACTGAAGCAGGGAGGTTATCTTGACATAGTTATGTATAACACTCTCATCAATGCTCTGGGAAAGGCAGGCCGAATCAAAGAGGTGAATAAGCTCTTTGAGCAAATGAGGAGTAGTGGGATAAATCCTGATGTTGTCACTTACAATACATTGATTGAAGTTCACAGTAAGGCTGGGTTATTGAAGGATGCTTATAAGTTCTTGAAAATGATGCTGGATGCTGGATGCACCCCTAACCATGTTACAGATACTACTTTAGATTATCTAGGGAGGGAAATTGATAAATTGAGATTCCAAAGGGCATCGATTTTGAGTGAAAAAGATGATCCTTCTTGA
- the LOC137823938 gene encoding pentatricopeptide repeat-containing protein At4g01570 isoform X1 → MRQWKQLGEVLVAASITNTLSHSHAATLNLPRAVALGLTQPLILKILSNQSIHPSQKLRFFEWSRSHHNPSPAAYSLVLRSLTGAGFFSDVPSLLHSMTEDGVVLDPHSLNLLLHSFIFSSNFNLAFQLLDYVQHLQLDATTIYNSLIAALLTKNQLSLALSIFFKLLDTVDSKSIACNQLLVALRKADMRVEFKQVFTKLREKKGFSFDTWGYNVCIHAFGCWGDLASCFALFKEMKDDGKGLVSPDLCTYNSLITALCRLGKVDDALVVWEELNASVHQPDRFTYTNLIHACCGTFRMGDATRVFNHMQSHGFRPDTLVYNSLLDGHFKATKVVEACQLFEKMVQEGVRPSCWTYNILIHGLLRNGRAEAAYTMFCDLKKKGQFVDGITYSIVVLQLCKEGQLEEALQLVEEMESRGFTVDLVTITSLLISIHRHGRWDWTDRLMKYIREGDLVVSVLKWKAGMEASMKNPPGKKKDYSPMFPSKGDFSDIVSFMTRAQDTTNINDGEETSCDGIDEWSSSPHMDKLANQMCSTGYSSQLFTPSRGQRVQEKGPDSFDVDMVNTFLSIFLAKGKLSLACKLFEIFSDAGVSPVSYSYNSIMSSFVKKGYFTEAWAVLTEMGEQICPADIATYNMIIQGLGKMGRADLASAVLDTLLKQGGYLDIVMYNTLINALGKAGRIKEVNKLFEQMRSSGINPDVVTYNTLIEVHSKAGLLKDAYKFLKMMLDAGCTPNHVTDTTLDYLGREIDKLRFQRASILSEKDDPS, encoded by the coding sequence ATGCGGCAATGGAAACAGCTGGGAGAGGTGTTGGTGGCGGCTTCTATCACCAACACGCTATCCCACTCTCACGCTGCAACGCTCAATCTCCCACGCGCCGTCGCTCTCGGACTCACCCAACCCCTTATTCTGAAAATCCTTTCAAACCAGTCGATTCACCCTTCGCAAAAGCTTCGTTTCTTCGAATGGTCTCGCTCCCACCACAACCCTTCCCCGGCCGCCTACTCCCTCGTCCTCCGCTCCCTCACCGGCGCCGGCTTCTTCTCCGATGTCCCTTCCCTCCTCCACTCCATGACGGAAGATGGCGTCGTTCTCGATCCCCACTCCCTCAACCTCCTACTCCACTCCTTCATTTTCTCCTCGAACTTCAATTTAGCTTTTCAATTACTAGATTACGTGCAGCACCTTCAGCTCGATGCCACCACAATCTACAACTCCCTCATCGCTGCTTTACTCACAAAAAACCAACTCTCTCTCGCGTTATCCATCTTCTTCAAGCTCCTCGACACGGTCGATTCGAAGTCCATCGCTTGCAACCAATTGTTGGTTGCTCTGAGAAAAGCAGATATGAGGGTGGAGTTTAAGCAAGTGTTTACAAAATTGAGGGAGAAGAAAGGGTTTTCGTTTGATACGTGGGGTTACAATGTGTGTATTCACGCGTTTGGTTGTTGGGGTGATTTGGCTTCTTGCTTCGCGCTTTTCAAGGAGATGAAAGACGATGGTAAGGGGTTGGTTTCCCCTGATTTGTGCACCTACAACAGTCTCATCACTGCGCTTTGCAGGCTTGGCAAGGTGGATGATGCGCTTGTTGTGTGGGAGGAGCTCAATGCCTCAGTTCACCAACCTGATCGCTTCACCTACACAAACCTAATTCATGCCTGTTGCGGAACTTTTAGGATGGGTGATGCTACAAGGGTTTTTAACCACATGCAGAGCCATGGGTTCCGTCCGGATACGCTTGTTTATAATTCTCTGCTGGATGGACATTTTAAGGCGACCAAGGTTGTTGAAGCCTGCCAGCTGTTTGAGAAAATGGTTCAAGAAGGGGTGAGACCTTCTTGCTGGACTTATAATATTCTCATTCATGGGTTGCTTAGGAATGGCAGGGCGGAAGCTGCTTATACTATGTTTTGTGATCTCAAGAAGAAGGGCCAATTTGTGGATGGGATTACTTACAGCATTGTTGTGTTGCAGCTTTGTAAGGAGGGTCAACTGGAGGAGGCGCTGCAATTGGTGGAAGAAATGGAAAGTAGAGGTTTTACTGTTGACCTTGTCACCATAACATCGCTGCTGATTAGCATTCATAGGCACGGTCGCTGGGATTGGACGGACCGGCTTATGAAGTATATCAGGGAAGGTGATTTGGTAGTTTCCGTTCTAAAGTGGAAAGCTGGAATGGAAGCTTCTATGAAGAACCCTCCTGGCAAGAAAAAGGATTACTCACCTATGTTCCCTTCCAAAGGAGATTTTAGTGACATCGTGAGCTTCATGACCCGTGCCCAGGATACCACCAACATTAATGACGGCGAGGAAACTTCTTGCGATGGGATTGACGAGTGGTCATCATCGCCGCACATGGATAAATTGGCCAATCAAATGTGCTCCACTGGCTATTCTTCCCAGCTGTTTACTCCTTCTCGTGGTCAAAGAGTCCAAGAAAAAGGACCGGATTCTTTTGATGTTGATATGGTGAATACTTTCTTGTCTATATTTTTGGCCAAGGGAAAGTTGAGCTTGGCTTGCAAATTGTTTGAGATTTTCAGTGATGCAGGTGTGAGTCCTGTGAGTTATTCTTATAATTCTATCATGAGTTCCTTTGTCAAAAAGGGCTATTTCACTGAGGCTTGGGCTGTTCTGACTGAAATGGGAGAACAAATTTGTCCTGCTGATATAGCCACATACAATATGATAATTCAAGGTTTAGGAAAGATGGGACGAGCTGATCTAGCTAGTGCTGTTCTTGATACGCTACTGAAGCAGGGAGGTTATCTTGACATAGTTATGTATAACACTCTCATCAATGCTCTGGGAAAGGCAGGCCGAATCAAAGAGGTGAATAAGCTCTTTGAGCAAATGAGGAGTAGTGGGATAAATCCTGATGTTGTCACTTACAATACATTGATTGAAGTTCACAGTAAGGCTGGGTTATTGAAGGATGCTTATAAGTTCTTGAAAATGATGCTGGATGCTGGATGCACCCCTAACCATGTTACAGATACTACTTTAGATTATCTAGGGAGGGAAATTGATAAATTGAGATTCCAAAGGGCATCGATTTTGAGTGAAAAAGATGATCCTTCTTGA